A genomic window from Tolypothrix sp. PCC 7910 includes:
- a CDS encoding Npun_R2479 family HD domain-containing metalloprotein: MFNATEILIDAFVNQIREGYHRTYGALKHDYQDIIAWAGSMALENIANSDALYHNVEHTILVTLVGQEILRGKHIREGGVSSDDWLHCIISLACHDIGYVKGVCRQDQETEGLYATGKDGQMISLAPGASDASLIPYHVDRGKLFIDERFGGHKLIDAEVIKSNIELTRFPVPKAEDHQDTHNYAGLVRAADLIGQLSDPRYLKKITSLFYEFEETGMNKVLGYQNPGDLRKNYAKFYWNGVYPYVKDALRYLALTQQGKQILANLYSNVFVVEHEKQQEELRLIANSH, encoded by the coding sequence ATGTTCAATGCTACAGAAATTTTAATTGATGCTTTTGTTAATCAAATTCGAGAAGGCTATCATCGCACCTATGGCGCTTTAAAACATGATTATCAAGATATCATTGCCTGGGCTGGGAGCATGGCTTTAGAAAATATTGCCAATAGCGATGCTTTGTATCATAACGTCGAACACACAATTCTCGTAACTTTAGTAGGGCAGGAAATTTTAAGAGGTAAACATATTCGCGAGGGTGGCGTTTCCAGTGATGATTGGTTGCATTGCATTATCTCTTTAGCTTGTCATGATATTGGCTATGTCAAAGGAGTTTGTCGGCAAGACCAAGAGACAGAAGGCTTATATGCTACAGGTAAAGATGGGCAAATGATTTCTTTAGCTCCTGGTGCTTCTGATGCTAGTCTCATTCCCTATCATGTTGATAGAGGCAAACTATTTATTGATGAACGTTTTGGTGGACACAAATTAATCGATGCAGAAGTAATTAAGTCGAATATTGAATTAACCAGATTCCCCGTTCCCAAAGCAGAAGACCATCAAGATACACATAACTATGCAGGTTTAGTCCGCGCCGCCGACTTAATTGGACAACTAAGCGATCCGCGTTATTTAAAGAAAATTACTTCTTTATTTTATGAATTTGAAGAAACTGGGATGAATAAAGTTTTAGGCTATCAAAACCCAGGCGATTTACGCAAGAACTACGCCAAATTTTACTGGAATGGGGTTTATCCCTATGTTAAAGATGCATTACGTTACCTAGCGCTAACACAGCAAGGTAAACAAATATTAGCTAATCTTTACTCGAATGTATTTGTTGTGGAACATGAAAAACAACAAGAAGAATTACGATTAATAGCTAATAGTCATTAG
- a CDS encoding efflux RND transporter periplasmic adaptor subunit: MTVGDESSSKVEIEDSLRAEDADLGQKLQDRQTRLWLMPLLLGTGLGLAIAFGSMGILSHRPTGHQNAVAKPPAKLKPSMTVTVATVETASVARTLNTTGTVAASDLIPVLPQTNGLQIKKIPDNIQEGAFVKKGDVLAVLDDSVLQTQISQAKADMESKQADMASKQADVTSKQASVSSNVAIVKQRQADLAQAQARLEEAEKNYQRYQQLAASGAISQQELDTRSYTVKTARETVRVAEENVRSTQANVGGSQANISIAQANVNKAKADVRNSAAKIGQLQTQLAQTLVVAPVSGIIAEKLARVGDMTGVPPQTQVGNVIGGTQKLFSIIRDGKLELQAKVPEIQLSLVKVGATVEVTSDLDRLVTLQGRVREIEPLVNDQRREATVKIDLPPTKLLKPGMFARAAITTSSTLGMTVPQKAVQTQPDGSVIVFMLSGEDIVRAQKVELGEPINGNSVEIKSGLKLGDRVVVKGAGYLKDGDKVLVAPEG; the protein is encoded by the coding sequence ATGACTGTGGGTGATGAAAGTTCATCAAAAGTCGAAATTGAAGACTCTTTGAGGGCTGAAGATGCTGATTTAGGACAAAAACTACAGGATCGGCAAACTCGCCTATGGTTGATGCCACTTTTACTGGGGACTGGTTTAGGGTTAGCGATCGCTTTTGGCAGTATGGGTATTTTAAGTCATCGTCCCACTGGTCACCAAAACGCTGTTGCCAAACCACCAGCGAAGTTGAAACCATCAATGACAGTTACCGTTGCTACCGTAGAAACTGCAAGTGTAGCACGAACTCTCAATACTACGGGTACTGTCGCCGCCTCGGATTTGATTCCTGTACTTCCCCAAACCAACGGATTGCAAATTAAAAAAATTCCTGACAACATCCAAGAAGGCGCTTTCGTCAAAAAAGGGGATGTTCTGGCAGTTTTGGATGATTCCGTATTGCAAACTCAAATTAGCCAAGCTAAGGCAGATATGGAATCAAAGCAAGCAGATATGGCATCGAAACAAGCGGATGTTACATCTAAACAAGCCAGTGTGTCATCAAATGTGGCGATTGTTAAGCAAAGACAAGCAGATTTAGCCCAAGCCCAAGCGCGCTTAGAAGAAGCCGAAAAGAACTATCAGCGATATCAACAACTGGCTGCTTCTGGTGCTATTAGTCAACAAGAACTGGATACTCGTTCCTATACAGTGAAAACTGCCAGAGAAACTGTGCGTGTTGCCGAAGAAAATGTTCGTAGCACCCAAGCAAACGTTGGTGGTAGTCAAGCAAATATCAGTATTGCCCAAGCAAATGTCAACAAAGCCAAAGCTGATGTTCGTAATAGTGCCGCGAAAATAGGACAACTACAAACTCAATTAGCACAAACCCTAGTTGTTGCGCCTGTATCGGGAATTATTGCTGAAAAACTGGCGAGGGTGGGAGATATGACAGGTGTACCACCACAAACTCAAGTAGGTAATGTGATTGGTGGGACGCAAAAGCTGTTCTCGATTATTCGGGATGGCAAATTAGAACTGCAAGCAAAAGTTCCTGAAATTCAACTCTCTCTAGTGAAAGTGGGTGCAACAGTAGAAGTGACTTCCGATTTGGATCGCCTTGTCACGTTGCAAGGGCGAGTTAGAGAGATAGAACCGCTGGTAAACGACCAACGGCGAGAAGCCACAGTCAAAATCGACTTACCACCAACAAAATTGCTCAAACCGGGAATGTTTGCCCGCGCCGCCATTACTACCTCATCAACCCTAGGCATGACAGTACCGCAAAAAGCCGTACAAACCCAACCTGATGGCAGTGTAATTGTATTCATGCTATCGGGTGAAGACATTGTCCGCGCCCAGAAAGTAGAACTAGGAGAACCTATAAACGGTAACAGCGTGGAAATCAAAAGCGGATTGAAATTAGGCGATCGCGTGGTTGTGAAAGGTGCAGGTTATCTCAAAGATGGCGACAAAGTACTAGTAGCCCCTGAAGGATAA
- a CDS encoding PfaD family polyunsaturated fatty acid/polyketide biosynthesis protein — MTTVDAPLSQHENGLGFTCYSYGQNLIWKGSPDCISFDQPGIVVKFLNLDQPCYIVNAGGRIGVTNVGYLCPLDGTVTSPIELLASIPPIKIQQLGDPSFLSFYGVKYAYVTGAMAGAIASTEMVIALGKEKILSSFGAGGLSPENLEAAINKIQQALPQGPYAFNLIHSPNEPTIERRAVDLFLKYGVRVVEASAFLDLTPNIVYYRAAGLSLNAANQIEIKNKVIAKISRREVASKFLQPAPAKILKELVQQGLITELQANLAAQVPMADDITVEADSGGHTDNRPLVCLLPSIMALRDEIQAQYHYSQPIRIGVAGGIATPQSALAAFMMGAAYVVTGSINQACVESGACEHTKKLLAQAEMADVMMAPAADMFEMGVKLQVLKRGTMFPMRAQKLYELYRAYDSIEEIPLAEREKLEKQVFRKTIAEVWEGTAAYLSQKNPEKLGKAVNNPKLKMALIFRWYLGLSSRWSSSGEKGREVDYQIWCGPAMGSFNDWVRGTYLAEPQNRKVVDVANHIMTGAAFLYRIQSLRFQGLQIPDYYSQYRPASSTLEM; from the coding sequence GTGACTACTGTAGATGCGCCACTAAGTCAACACGAAAATGGACTAGGATTTACTTGCTATTCCTATGGACAAAACCTCATTTGGAAAGGTTCCCCAGATTGTATTTCTTTTGATCAACCAGGAATAGTAGTTAAATTTCTCAACTTAGACCAACCCTGTTATATTGTTAACGCAGGCGGCAGAATTGGTGTTACTAATGTGGGATATTTATGCCCATTAGATGGGACTGTAACATCACCAATAGAACTTTTAGCATCCATTCCCCCAATTAAAATTCAACAACTAGGTGACCCTTCTTTTCTCTCCTTTTATGGAGTGAAATATGCCTATGTAACTGGCGCAATGGCTGGCGCTATTGCGTCCACAGAAATGGTAATTGCCCTGGGGAAAGAGAAAATTTTAAGTTCCTTTGGTGCTGGTGGTTTAAGCCCAGAAAATTTGGAAGCTGCTATCAACAAAATTCAACAAGCCTTACCCCAAGGCCCCTATGCGTTTAATTTAATTCACAGCCCTAATGAACCAACAATTGAACGCCGTGCTGTGGATTTATTCCTCAAATATGGCGTGAGAGTCGTTGAAGCTTCAGCATTTTTGGACTTAACTCCCAACATTGTTTATTATCGGGCTGCGGGATTAAGTTTGAATGCGGCTAATCAAATTGAAATCAAAAATAAAGTCATTGCTAAAATTTCTCGTAGAGAAGTAGCTAGCAAATTTCTACAACCAGCACCAGCTAAAATCCTCAAGGAACTTGTGCAACAAGGGTTAATCACCGAGTTACAAGCAAACCTAGCAGCGCAAGTTCCAATGGCGGATGATATTACTGTGGAAGCTGATTCTGGCGGACATACAGATAATCGTCCTCTAGTTTGTTTGTTACCTTCGATCATGGCTTTGAGAGATGAAATTCAAGCACAATATCATTACTCTCAACCTATTCGCATCGGTGTAGCGGGTGGAATTGCCACACCACAATCAGCTTTAGCTGCTTTTATGATGGGTGCAGCTTATGTAGTCACAGGTTCGATTAATCAAGCTTGTGTAGAATCTGGCGCGTGTGAACATACTAAAAAGTTACTCGCCCAAGCAGAAATGGCTGATGTGATGATGGCCCCGGCTGCTGATATGTTTGAAATGGGAGTCAAATTACAAGTTCTCAAACGCGGCACAATGTTCCCCATGCGGGCGCAAAAATTGTATGAGTTATACCGCGCTTATGACTCCATTGAAGAAATTCCTCTGGCTGAAAGAGAGAAATTAGAAAAACAAGTTTTCCGTAAAACTATTGCTGAAGTTTGGGAAGGAACAGCAGCTTATTTATCCCAAAAAAATCCGGAGAAATTAGGCAAGGCAGTTAATAATCCTAAATTAAAAATGGCATTGATTTTCCGGTGGTATTTAGGATTATCTTCCCGTTGGTCTAGTTCTGGCGAAAAAGGGCGAGAAGTTGATTATCAAATTTGGTGCGGCCCAGCAATGGGTAGCTTTAACGACTGGGTGCGCGGTACTTATTTAGCAGAACCACAAAACCGCAAAGTTGTTGATGTTGCTAACCATATTATGACCGGAGCAGCATTTTTATATCGCATCCAAAGTTTGAGATTTCAAGGCTTACAAATTCCCGATTACTACAGTCAGTATCGCCCAGCTAGTTCTACATTGGAGATGTAA
- a CDS encoding thioester reductase domain-containing protein, translating to MNSKHSYSAADIQAWLVANLAELLGVETDEIDVNEHLENYGLDSAQAMILVSKLEKMLGFQPSPLLLWHYPNIAALSQRLAEDLPEDAVIQDTTTASANAPIPALDLNAEVVLDPTIRPDALPPVTITEPKNIFLTGGTGYLGAFIIRELLQQTNANIYCLVRAANAQEGQSKLAKNLESYAIWDEKYKSRIIPVVGDLALPLLGMGAEQFQILAANIDTIYHSGALLNYVFPYSALKAANVLGTQEVLRLASQIKLKPVHYVSSVAVFESPAYAGKVVKEQDDFAHWEGIFLGYSQTKWVAEKLVKIACDRGLPVTIHRPPLISGDSQTGICNTHDFINLMVKGCLQMGYFPDVEYMMDMSPVDYVSKAIVYLSMQPSSIGKAFHLQHPQPAPLSTLIKWVQSFGYPVKAIPYDQWQAELINNVSSTDNPLYTLRPFLLERWSDEQLTIPDLYLQARRPHISCEETLKALEGSSIVCPPISSEMFMTYTAYLIQTGFLNVA from the coding sequence ATGAATTCAAAACATTCTTATAGTGCTGCAGATATTCAAGCCTGGCTGGTTGCGAATCTAGCTGAGTTACTTGGGGTAGAAACTGACGAGATTGATGTCAACGAACATTTAGAAAACTACGGTTTGGATTCAGCCCAAGCAATGATTCTCGTCAGCAAATTGGAGAAAATGCTGGGCTTCCAACCTTCGCCGTTGCTGTTGTGGCATTATCCCAATATCGCTGCTCTTTCTCAGCGTTTAGCAGAAGATTTACCCGAAGATGCAGTTATTCAAGATACAACTACTGCCTCTGCTAATGCCCCTATCCCGGCTTTAGATTTAAACGCCGAGGTAGTTCTTGACCCCACCATTCGCCCGGATGCTTTACCTCCAGTTACAATTACTGAACCAAAAAACATCTTTTTAACTGGTGGTACAGGTTATTTAGGCGCATTTATTATTCGGGAATTGTTACAGCAAACTAATGCTAATATCTACTGCTTAGTACGGGCTGCTAACGCTCAAGAAGGTCAGAGCAAATTAGCAAAAAATCTCGAATCTTACGCAATTTGGGATGAAAAATATAAGTCAAGAATTATCCCAGTTGTGGGTGATTTAGCTCTGCCATTATTGGGTATGGGCGCAGAACAATTCCAAATTTTAGCGGCTAATATCGACACCATTTATCATAGCGGTGCTTTGCTGAATTATGTTTTCCCCTATTCAGCATTGAAAGCAGCCAATGTGTTAGGAACTCAAGAAGTATTGAGATTAGCTAGCCAAATCAAACTCAAGCCTGTACATTACGTTTCTAGCGTAGCGGTGTTTGAATCACCTGCTTATGCTGGTAAGGTAGTGAAAGAGCAAGATGACTTCGCGCATTGGGAAGGAATTTTCCTCGGTTATTCCCAAACAAAATGGGTAGCTGAGAAGTTAGTAAAAATTGCCTGTGATAGAGGTTTACCTGTAACTATCCACAGACCACCATTAATTTCTGGAGATAGCCAAACAGGTATTTGTAATACCCATGACTTTATCAATTTGATGGTCAAAGGCTGTCTGCAAATGGGATATTTCCCAGATGTGGAATATATGATGGATATGTCTCCTGTAGATTATGTTAGCAAGGCGATTGTTTATCTCTCAATGCAACCTTCATCTATAGGCAAAGCATTCCACCTACAACATCCTCAACCAGCGCCTTTAAGCACCTTAATTAAGTGGGTACAGTCCTTCGGTTATCCAGTTAAGGCGATTCCTTATGACCAATGGCAAGCAGAGTTAATTAATAATGTCTCTTCTACGGACAATCCTTTATATACTCTACGGCCATTTTTGTTAGAACGCTGGTCTGATGAGCAACTAACAATTCCCGATTTGTATTTGCAAGCAAGAAGACCTCATATTAGCTGCGAAGAAACTCTCAAAGCATTAGAAGGTAGTTCTATTGTCTGTCCGCCAATTAGTTCGGAAATGTTTATGACCTATACTGCTTATTTGATTCAGACTGGTTTTCTGAATGTTGCATAA
- a CDS encoding ABC transporter permease: MDWWQRLKKNPLARFGAVLLLIFYLAVIAADFVAPYDPYASQPNGSLLPPTKIYWTSPSGQAIGPHIYPTTQGDTNLKTGDRKLIVDFKKPSPLRLFVSGPEYRLFQLSLPLPPKWDEVTIVPGIPLNWHLFGTTGEAKFNILGTDDQGRDQFSRLVHGGRISLFIGIFGVIITYPLGLLIGGISGYFGGKIDTLIMRLAEVLMTFPSIYLLVTLGAVLPPGLSSTQRFLLIVVITSVISWAGLARVIRGQVLSIKEREFVQAARAMGGKPMYIILRHVLPQTATYIIISATLSVPSFISAEAVLSLIGLGIQQPDPSWGNMLSLASNASILVLQPWLIWPPAVLIILTVLAFNLLGDGLRDALDPRSLRR; encoded by the coding sequence ATGGATTGGTGGCAACGACTTAAAAAGAACCCTTTGGCGCGATTTGGGGCGGTTTTGCTGTTGATATTCTATTTAGCGGTAATTGCAGCAGATTTCGTCGCCCCTTACGATCCTTATGCTTCGCAGCCAAATGGTTCGCTGCTACCACCCACCAAAATTTATTGGACTTCACCATCGGGACAAGCAATCGGGCCTCATATTTATCCCACGACGCAGGGAGATACTAATTTAAAGACAGGCGATCGCAAACTCATTGTAGACTTCAAAAAGCCCTCACCTCTACGTTTATTTGTCTCAGGGCCCGAATACCGCCTGTTTCAACTCAGTTTACCTCTACCACCTAAATGGGACGAAGTCACCATTGTTCCTGGTATCCCCTTAAATTGGCATTTGTTTGGTACTACTGGAGAAGCAAAATTTAACATCTTAGGTACTGACGATCAAGGGCGTGACCAATTTAGCCGTTTGGTGCATGGAGGTCGCATCAGCTTATTTATTGGTATCTTTGGTGTGATCATCACCTACCCCCTGGGTTTACTCATCGGCGGGATTTCTGGTTATTTTGGCGGTAAAATTGATACCTTAATTATGCGCCTGGCAGAAGTGCTGATGACTTTCCCCAGCATTTATTTGTTAGTAACATTAGGCGCAGTATTACCACCTGGTTTAAGCAGTACTCAACGCTTTTTATTGATTGTCGTCATTACTTCCGTAATTAGCTGGGCGGGATTAGCAAGAGTAATTCGCGGACAAGTACTATCAATTAAAGAGCGAGAATTTGTACAGGCTGCAAGAGCAATGGGAGGTAAACCAATGTATATTATCCTCCGTCACGTCTTGCCACAAACCGCTACTTATATAATTATCTCCGCCACTTTATCTGTTCCCAGCTTTATCAGTGCCGAGGCTGTCTTAAGTCTCATAGGTTTAGGAATTCAACAACCAGATCCCTCTTGGGGAAATATGCTGTCTTTAGCTAGTAATGCTTCAATTCTGGTACTACAACCCTGGCTAATCTGGCCGCCAGCCGTGCTAATTATCCTTACAGTATTAGCCTTCAATTTACTAGGCGATGGGCTAAGAGATGCACTCGATCCTCGCAGTTTACGACGCTAA
- a CDS encoding efflux RND transporter permease subunit has translation MSFNISAWSIKKPVPTIVLFLILTIVGWFSFISLGIDTNPNVDIPAVTVTVTQPGAGPAELESQVTKKIEDAVAGLGNIDNMISKVSDGNSTTTINFILGTNSDRATNDVRNAIAQIRQSLPQDINDPIVQRLDFAGGPIMTYVVKSDRRSVEELSNLVDQNISRALLAVKGVAQIKRVGGVSREIRINLNPNRLQSLGITATQVNDQIRALNINLPGGRAELGGSEQSIRTLGSAASVDVLKTYEIILPSGGSVPLSSLGTVEDQFGDIRQTASLNNKQVVAFQVLRSTGSVMVTVESGVKAAAKELEKTLPPDVKLDLVFTRADVVRQSYESTIDELIQASVLAVIVIMLFLRDWRATLITAVALPLSMIPTFAVQQALGYTLNNMTLLALALAVGNLVDDAVVEIENMERHMAMGKSAMQAAYESSEEVGLAVMASSATIIAVFLPVAFMGGIPGQFFQPFGFTVAISTIFSTLVARMVTPMMGAYLLKDKDHTRSKGIQDQNQPRYIRLFNFKLKLPTTNKKTTKLTTLKPRTFQPYKSLLQLALRHKLTTIAIAIAFFMASLMLVPMIPKGFVDDGDYGLSSISIEIPPGSTLADMNQVVTQTTNILLKNPYVAQVVATEDLSTATLAVNLKPKEERKISQKQFEEQIRPLFQQIPGARISFQSQVPGDSRKGLSIVLRSENPEALGQASEALEKQMRTIPGLVEVSSSASLVKPEILVIPDPQRAADLGVTVQAIARTASLATIGDNDANLAKYNLSDRQIPIRVQIDPQARADINSIKNLQVPSQNGSLVPLLAVADIRFGSGPATINRYDRARQVAVEANLQGIALGEAVQAVNKLPIMQNLPPGVVQQPSGGAKIMQDIFRGFGSALGLAILCIYAILVLLYNNFLHPLSIMAALPFCLGGALVALMVMQKPLGLYALIGIVLLLGVVTKNSILLVDYTIINMQEGKSQRQALIEAGVSRLRPIMMTSMATIAGTLPLALGIGVGSEVRQPMGIAIMGGFTTSTLLTLVVVPVIFSYIDNFQSWIMNTLRYGFGKKPPRPASGEHEVISLPSEREKSAS, from the coding sequence ATGTCCTTCAATATCTCTGCTTGGTCGATTAAAAAACCTGTTCCCACGATAGTTTTATTCTTGATTTTGACGATAGTTGGTTGGTTTTCGTTCATTTCCTTAGGAATAGACACCAACCCTAACGTTGATATTCCCGCAGTTACCGTGACAGTCACCCAACCAGGTGCAGGCCCAGCAGAACTGGAATCGCAAGTGACCAAGAAGATTGAAGATGCTGTCGCGGGTTTGGGCAATATCGACAACATGATATCGAAGGTCAGTGATGGTAATTCTACAACCACAATTAATTTTATATTAGGGACAAACAGCGATCGCGCTACCAATGACGTGAGAAATGCGATCGCGCAAATTCGCCAAAGTTTACCCCAAGACATTAACGATCCGATTGTCCAACGTCTAGACTTTGCTGGCGGGCCGATCATGACCTATGTTGTCAAATCTGATCGCCGTTCTGTAGAAGAATTAAGCAACCTCGTAGACCAAAATATTAGCCGCGCCTTGTTAGCAGTTAAAGGTGTTGCCCAAATTAAACGTGTGGGTGGGGTTTCTCGGGAAATTAGAATTAACCTCAATCCCAATCGCTTGCAGTCTTTAGGTATAACCGCCACCCAGGTAAACGACCAAATCCGCGCATTGAATATTAACTTACCCGGTGGACGTGCGGAATTAGGTGGTAGCGAACAAAGTATTCGGACGTTAGGTAGCGCTGCTAGTGTGGATGTGTTGAAAACGTACGAAATCATCTTACCTAGTGGTGGTTCCGTACCCTTATCCAGCTTAGGAACCGTCGAGGATCAGTTTGGTGACATCCGACAAACTGCAAGCTTGAATAACAAGCAAGTGGTCGCCTTTCAGGTTCTCCGTAGCACTGGTAGCGTCATGGTGACAGTGGAATCCGGAGTTAAAGCCGCAGCTAAAGAACTGGAAAAAACCCTCCCTCCAGATGTGAAGCTGGATTTAGTTTTTACTAGGGCTGATGTGGTTCGCCAATCCTATGAAAGTACCATTGATGAATTGATTCAAGCTTCGGTGTTGGCAGTTATTGTGATTATGCTATTTTTACGGGACTGGCGGGCAACATTAATTACCGCCGTTGCCCTCCCCCTATCAATGATTCCCACCTTTGCCGTACAGCAAGCATTAGGTTACACCCTCAACAACATGACATTGCTAGCGTTAGCCCTAGCAGTCGGTAACCTAGTCGATGATGCCGTCGTGGAAATTGAAAACATGGAACGGCACATGGCAATGGGGAAATCAGCTATGCAAGCGGCTTATGAATCTTCAGAGGAAGTGGGATTAGCTGTGATGGCTTCTTCAGCAACGATTATTGCTGTATTTCTGCCTGTAGCTTTTATGGGTGGAATTCCCGGACAATTTTTCCAACCCTTTGGTTTTACGGTTGCGATTTCCACAATTTTCTCAACCTTAGTCGCCCGCATGGTAACCCCCATGATGGGAGCTTATTTACTCAAGGATAAAGACCATACGCGCAGTAAGGGAATACAGGATCAGAATCAGCCACGATACATCCGATTATTCAATTTTAAATTGAAACTGCCAACAACCAATAAAAAAACTACAAAACTTACCACTCTTAAGCCTCGGACTTTTCAACCCTATAAGTCATTGTTGCAATTAGCATTGCGCCATAAATTAACTACAATTGCGATCGCGATCGCTTTCTTCATGGCTAGTCTAATGCTAGTTCCCATGATTCCCAAGGGTTTCGTTGATGATGGCGACTACGGACTTTCTAGTATTTCTATAGAAATTCCCCCTGGTTCCACCTTGGCAGATATGAATCAGGTAGTAACACAGACAACTAATATTCTCCTGAAAAACCCTTATGTTGCCCAAGTAGTAGCCACTGAAGATTTGAGTACAGCTACCCTGGCTGTCAATCTCAAACCCAAAGAAGAACGCAAGATTTCCCAAAAACAGTTTGAGGAACAAATCCGCCCCCTATTTCAACAAATACCAGGAGCGAGAATCAGTTTCCAAAGCCAAGTTCCAGGTGATAGCCGTAAAGGTTTATCAATAGTTCTTCGCAGCGAAAATCCCGAAGCTTTGGGCCAAGCATCTGAAGCACTAGAAAAGCAGATGCGAACCATACCCGGATTAGTGGAAGTCTCTTCTAGCGCCAGTTTGGTGAAACCAGAAATTCTCGTCATACCAGATCCCCAACGCGCCGCCGATTTGGGAGTAACAGTGCAAGCGATCGCCCGTACCGCCTCCCTTGCGACAATTGGTGATAACGATGCCAACCTAGCCAAATATAATTTAAGCGATCGGCAAATCCCCATTCGCGTGCAAATCGATCCTCAAGCCCGTGCAGACATCAACAGCATTAAAAATCTCCAAGTTCCCAGTCAAAATGGTAGCTTAGTTCCCCTCCTTGCCGTTGCAGATATCCGCTTTGGTAGTGGCCCTGCAACCATCAACCGCTACGATCGCGCCCGTCAAGTTGCAGTCGAAGCCAACTTGCAAGGTATCGCCCTGGGAGAAGCAGTCCAAGCAGTTAATAAACTACCAATCATGCAAAACTTGCCCCCAGGAGTAGTACAGCAACCCTCCGGCGGTGCAAAAATTATGCAAGACATCTTTAGAGGTTTTGGTAGCGCCTTGGGATTAGCAATTCTCTGCATCTATGCAATTCTCGTGTTGCTGTATAACAACTTCCTCCATCCGCTATCAATTATGGCAGCCTTACCCTTTTGTTTAGGCGGCGCACTAGTAGCCTTGATGGTAATGCAAAAACCCTTAGGACTCTATGCCTTAATTGGGATTGTACTGCTGTTGGGGGTTGTCACCAAAAACTCAATTCTTTTGGTGGACTATACAATCATCAACATGCAAGAAGGCAAAAGCCAACGTCAAGCACTCATAGAAGCTGGTGTATCACGCTTACGCCCAATCATGATGACCTCTATGGCAACAATCGCTGGTACTCTACCCCTAGCATTGGGAATTGGTGTCGGTTCCGAAGTCCGCCAACCGATGGGAATCGCCATTATGGGTGGCTTCACAACTTCTACATTGCTGACATTGGTGGTAGTACCCGTCATATTTAGCTATATTGACAACTTCCAAAGCTGGATCATGAATACATTGCGCTACGGCTTCGGCAAGAAACCACCCCGCCCCGCATCCGGCGAACATGAAGTCATCAGCCTACCATCAGAGCGGGAAAAATCCGCTTCTTAA
- a CDS encoding YihY/virulence factor BrkB family protein: MSWRKIWSLFQETFKEWSEDKASRLAAALAYYTIFSIAPLLIIVIAVVGAVFGEEAARGEIVRQIQGLVGTQGAKFIETAIQNANQPQTGTIASIISILVLLLGATGLFTELQDALNTIWEVKPKPGRGVNTMVRQRVLSFTMVLGIGFLLLVSLVVSAGLSALVNFFSNLVPGVDFLWQIVNFLLSFVITTVLFGLIFKVLPDVKITWGDVLIGASITSLLFSIGRFLLGQYLGNGSFGSTYGAAGSLVVILAWIYYAAQILFFGAEFTQVYARRYGSGIIPTKHAVPLNHESSTNPSMQDNSTNRPRTSSSRKQPSSNLINRIMRSFAKPKSGKTRRRN; this comes from the coding sequence ATGAGTTGGCGAAAAATTTGGAGTTTATTCCAAGAGACTTTTAAAGAATGGAGTGAGGATAAAGCCTCACGGTTAGCAGCAGCCTTAGCTTATTACACAATATTTTCCATTGCACCATTACTAATTATTGTTATTGCCGTCGTCGGCGCAGTATTTGGCGAAGAAGCAGCTAGAGGTGAAATTGTTAGGCAAATTCAAGGTTTAGTTGGTACACAAGGTGCAAAATTCATTGAAACAGCTATTCAAAATGCCAACCAACCCCAAACAGGAACTATCGCTTCTATTATTAGTATCCTAGTTCTGTTATTGGGTGCTACAGGTTTATTTACAGAGTTACAAGATGCACTCAACACCATTTGGGAAGTGAAGCCAAAACCAGGACGAGGTGTTAACACAATGGTTCGCCAGCGTGTTTTATCATTCACTATGGTATTAGGAATTGGCTTTTTACTGTTAGTTTCTTTGGTAGTGAGTGCAGGTTTAAGCGCACTAGTAAATTTCTTCAGTAACTTAGTACCTGGTGTTGATTTCCTGTGGCAAATTGTTAACTTTCTCCTGAGTTTTGTCATCACTACAGTACTATTTGGACTAATTTTCAAAGTTTTACCAGATGTCAAAATTACTTGGGGTGATGTTTTAATAGGCGCTTCTATTACCTCACTTTTATTTTCTATCGGGCGATTTTTGTTAGGACAATATTTAGGTAATGGTAGTTTTGGCTCAACCTATGGTGCAGCTGGTTCGCTGGTAGTGATTCTCGCTTGGATTTACTATGCTGCTCAAATTCTCTTTTTTGGTGCTGAGTTTACCCAAGTTTATGCCAGAAGATATGGCAGTGGAATTATCCCTACTAAACACGCTGTACCTCTCAATCATGAGAGTTCTACTAATCCAAGTATGCAAGATAACAGTACTAATAGGCCGAGGACATCTTCTTCGCGTAAGCAACCGTCTTCTAATTTAATTAATCGCATTATGCGCTCATTTGCTAAACCCAAAAGTGGGAAAACAAGAAGAAGAAATTAA